Genomic DNA from Streptomyces sp. NBC_01571:
CGAAGACCCCGTACGCCCCGCAGCAGGACGCCCGTTCGTATCAGCGGGCACCGAAGGGGTTCGTCCCGGTGTTCACGGAGAACGTGTCCCGGCACGGCTCCCGCGCGGCGACGAGCGGTGAGGACGCGGAGTTGATCCTCCAGCTGTGGGACAGGGCCGCGGACGAGGGTGAACTCACGCGTGCCGGCGCGGAGTTCGGTCCCCAGGTACGGTCACTGACCGCCGCGATGGAGAAGGTCGGGTACGGCAGTCTCAGTGGCCGGGGGCAACGGGAGATCCAGGGCGCCGCGGTCCGCATGGAGCGGCGGCTGCCCGGGCTGTTCGCGCGGATCGCCCGGGACGGCGAACCGATCGACGTCGTCAGTTCGGGCCAGGGCCGCGCCGTCGACAGCGGCCGGCTCTTCGCCTCCGCGCTCGCCGACGCCGACCCCGCCCTCGGCCCCCTCATCGGCCCCGCGCGGGCCGACGCCGACCTCCTCTATTTCCACAAGTCCGCGGGGGGCGCCGCCTATCGCGACTACATAGCCAACGACCAGCGACTGGCGACCACGCTCAAGAACATCACCGAGCAGCCCGCCACCCGTCGCGCGGCCCGCGGCATCCTGGAGAAGATCTTCACCCCGGCCTTCGTCCGGCGGATCTCGGCGGGCGAGTTCTCCTCGATCGGCTCCGAAGTGGACGCGGCACAGGCGGTCTACAACCTGTACAGCATCGCCCCGGCCATGAGCGACGAGGGCGACTGGCACCTGGAGCGCTACCTCGCCCCGCGCGACGCCGCCTGGTTCGCCTATCTCAGCGACACCGAGGACTTCTACGAGAAGGGGCCCGGCTTCGCGGACAGCGACATCACGTACAAGATGGCGGACGTC
This window encodes:
- a CDS encoding histidine-type phosphatase — translated: MKRVAAAPALVLALSALLTSALPAGATAGPAGSYGTKTPYAPQQDARSYQRAPKGFVPVFTENVSRHGSRAATSGEDAELILQLWDRAADEGELTRAGAEFGPQVRSLTAAMEKVGYGSLSGRGQREIQGAAVRMERRLPGLFARIARDGEPIDVVSSGQGRAVDSGRLFASALADADPALGPLIGPARADADLLYFHKSAGGAAYRDYIANDQRLATTLKNITEQPATRRAARGILEKIFTPAFVRRISAGEFSSIGSEVDAAQAVYNLYSIAPAMSDEGDWHLERYLAPRDAAWFAYLSDTEDFYEKGPGFADSDITYKMADVLLDDFFKKVEARRAGTSDLGAELRFTHAEEIIPLAALMRLPGSTEPVTESRPYTYADNSWRGGSVAPMAANIQWDVFRKGNSYLVRMLYNEKETAFKRGCEPVRKGSSFYDLDELERCFGREVS